The following are from one region of the Bradyrhizobium sediminis genome:
- the nuoH gene encoding NADH-quinone oxidoreductase subunit NuoH, translating into MAEFFASAFWTGFLWPLIVMLAQSVLLLVALLIAIAYILLADRKIWAAVQIRRGPNVVGPWGLLQSFADLLKFVLKEPIIPSGANKGVFLLAPLVSCVLALAAWAVIPMDLGWVISDINVGVLYIFAISSLSIYGIIMAGWSSNSKYPFLAALRSAAQMVSYEVSIGFVIITVLLCAGSLNLSAVVEAQNAHGLASLIGLPKLTFLNWYVWPLFPMFVIFYVSALAETNRPPFDLVEAESELVAGFMVEYGSTPYLLFMLGEYVAITTMCAMAAILFLGGWLPPVAVVPFTWVPGVIWFTLKVFFMFFLFAMAKAIVPRYRYDQLMRLGWKVFLPLSLAMVVVVAGVLHFADIAPK; encoded by the coding sequence ATGGCCGAATTTTTCGCAAGCGCGTTCTGGACCGGCTTCCTGTGGCCGCTGATCGTCATGCTCGCACAGAGCGTGCTGCTGCTCGTCGCACTCTTGATCGCGATCGCCTACATCCTGTTGGCCGACCGCAAGATCTGGGCGGCGGTGCAGATCCGGCGCGGACCCAACGTGGTCGGGCCCTGGGGCCTGTTACAGTCTTTCGCCGACCTCCTGAAGTTCGTGCTGAAGGAGCCGATCATCCCCTCCGGCGCCAACAAGGGCGTGTTCCTGCTGGCGCCGCTGGTGAGCTGCGTGCTGGCGCTGGCGGCCTGGGCGGTGATCCCGATGGATCTCGGCTGGGTGATCTCCGACATCAATGTCGGCGTGCTCTATATTTTCGCGATCTCGTCGCTGTCGATCTACGGCATCATCATGGCCGGCTGGTCGTCGAACTCGAAATACCCGTTTCTCGCAGCACTTCGCTCGGCGGCGCAGATGGTGAGCTACGAAGTCTCGATCGGCTTCGTCATCATCACGGTGCTGCTGTGCGCGGGCTCGCTCAATCTGTCGGCTGTGGTCGAGGCGCAGAATGCCCATGGGCTCGCCAGCCTGATCGGCCTGCCCAAGCTGACGTTCCTGAACTGGTACGTGTGGCCGCTGTTCCCGATGTTCGTGATCTTCTACGTCTCGGCGCTGGCGGAAACCAACCGCCCGCCGTTCGATCTGGTGGAAGCCGAATCCGAACTGGTCGCGGGCTTCATGGTCGAGTACGGCTCGACGCCGTATCTGTTGTTCATGCTCGGCGAATACGTCGCGATCACCACGATGTGCGCGATGGCCGCGATCCTGTTCCTGGGCGGCTGGCTGCCGCCGGTCGCGGTGGTGCCGTTCACCTGGGTACCCGGCGTGATCTGGTTCACGCTGAAGGTATTTTTCATGTTCTTCCTGTTTGCGATGGCGAAGGCGATCGTGCCGCGCTACCGCTACGACCAGTTGATGCGGCTCGGCTGGAAAGTGTTCCTGCCGTTGTCGCTGGCGATGGTGGTCGTCGTCGCCGGCGTGCTGCACTTCGCCGACATCGCGCCGAAATGA
- the nuoI gene encoding NADH-quinone oxidoreductase subunit NuoI — MSVNVNATARSLLLSEFVSAFFLAMRYFFQPKPTLNYPFEKGPISPRFRGEHALRRYPNGEERCIACKLCEAICPAQAITIEAGPRRNDGTRRTVRYDIDMVKCIYCGLCQEACPVDAIVEGPNFEFATETREELYYDKAKLLANGDRWEREIAKSIELDAPYR; from the coding sequence ATGAGTGTCAATGTAAACGCCACAGCCCGCTCGCTTCTGCTTTCCGAATTCGTGTCGGCGTTCTTTCTCGCCATGCGTTATTTCTTCCAGCCGAAGCCGACGCTGAATTATCCGTTCGAGAAGGGGCCGATCTCGCCGCGCTTCCGCGGCGAACACGCGCTGCGCCGCTATCCCAACGGCGAGGAACGCTGCATCGCCTGCAAGCTGTGCGAGGCGATCTGCCCGGCGCAGGCGATCACGATCGAGGCCGGCCCGCGCCGCAACGACGGCACCCGCCGCACCGTGCGCTACGACATCGACATGGTGAAATGCATCTATTGCGGGCTGTGCCAGGAGGCCTGTCCGGTCGATGCCATCGTCGAGGGACCGAATTTCGAATTCGCGACCGAAACGCGCGAGGAACTCTATTATGACAAGGCGAAACTGCTCGCCAATGGCGACCGCTGGGAGCGCGAGATTGCGAAATCAATCGAACTCGACGCGCCGTACCGGTGA
- a CDS encoding NADH-quinone oxidoreductase subunit J, producing MILPALFFYLFAGICVASAVMVIVSRNPVHSVLYLILAFVNASGLFVLMGAEFLAMILVVVYVGAVAVLFLFVIMMLDVDFTELREGFLEYLPIGLVIGAIFLAELLLVGGGWVISPNVAKSITAAIPANVSNTEALGLVLYTKYIHYFQIAGMVLLVAMIGAIVLTLRHKVSVKRQDINVQNARTPELAMSVRKVASGQGLQDADAPEWVK from the coding sequence ATGATCCTTCCAGCGCTGTTCTTCTATTTGTTCGCAGGCATCTGCGTCGCCTCGGCGGTGATGGTGATTGTGTCGCGCAATCCCGTGCACTCCGTGCTGTATCTGATCCTGGCCTTCGTCAACGCATCCGGGCTGTTCGTGTTGATGGGCGCCGAATTCCTGGCGATGATCCTGGTCGTGGTCTACGTCGGCGCAGTCGCGGTGCTGTTCCTGTTCGTGATCATGATGCTCGACGTCGACTTCACCGAACTGCGCGAGGGCTTCCTGGAATACCTGCCGATCGGCCTCGTGATCGGCGCGATCTTCCTCGCCGAACTGCTGCTGGTCGGCGGCGGCTGGGTCATCAGCCCCAATGTCGCCAAGTCGATTACGGCGGCGATCCCGGCCAACGTCAGCAACACTGAAGCCCTCGGGCTCGTGCTGTATACGAAGTACATCCACTACTTCCAGATCGCCGGCATGGTGCTATTGGTCGCGATGATCGGTGCCATCGTGCTGACGCTGCGCCACAAGGTCAGCGTCAAGCGGCAGGACATCAACGTACAGAACGCGCGGACGCCCGAGCTTGCGATGAGCGTGCGCAAGGTGGCCTCGGGCCAGGGCCTGCAGGACGCGGACGCGCCGGAGTGGGTGAA